One Bremerella sp. JC817 genomic window carries:
- a CDS encoding DUF1080 domain-containing protein, producing MPRIAPWFIAPALLLFLTSLLLAEDFHPDQSSLPTPPPEGATVLLGPETNEFLSKSGGAIDWPLEDGVVTSTRGQSRSNHIVSKLHFRDADIHAEFKLPPKGSGNSGIYIHGNYELQVINSTGKEKLDQGDIGAVYGFAPAKVNAGKAPGEWQVYDIRYRAPRRDESGKIVEKGKISAWLNGQLVQDETEVDEPRSNYHPYRYKTTDYLKSIWEKQKQTSVGPVFLQDHDNAVQFRNVWVKPLDDKAVLVEGS from the coding sequence ATGCCTCGCATCGCCCCTTGGTTTATTGCCCCTGCCCTGCTGCTCTTTCTGACGAGTCTTCTGCTGGCGGAAGACTTTCATCCCGATCAGTCGAGCCTGCCGACGCCTCCGCCGGAAGGTGCCACTGTTTTGTTGGGCCCTGAAACGAACGAATTCCTCAGCAAGTCAGGCGGCGCGATCGACTGGCCCCTGGAAGATGGTGTGGTGACTTCGACCCGCGGTCAGAGTCGATCGAACCATATCGTCTCGAAACTTCACTTTCGCGATGCGGACATTCATGCCGAGTTTAAATTGCCGCCGAAAGGCTCTGGCAACAGTGGCATCTATATCCATGGCAACTATGAATTGCAGGTCATCAATTCGACCGGCAAAGAAAAGCTCGACCAGGGAGACATCGGAGCGGTCTACGGCTTTGCTCCAGCAAAGGTCAACGCCGGCAAGGCCCCTGGCGAGTGGCAAGTGTATGACATCCGCTATCGAGCACCACGCCGTGACGAGTCGGGCAAGATCGTCGAAAAGGGTAAGATCTCGGCGTGGCTCAACGGGCAACTGGTTCAAGATGAAACCGAAGTCGACGAACCTCGTTCGAATTATCACCCTTATCGCTACAAGACGACCGATTATTTGAAATCGATCTGGGAAAAGCAAAAGCAGACCTCGGTCGGCCCGGTCTTCCTGCAAGATCACGACAATGCGGTCCAGTTCCGCAATGTCTGGGTCAAGCCGCTGGACGACAAGGCCGTGCTGGTGGAAGGCTCGTAG
- a CDS encoding DUF444 family protein, whose product MGLKIDRDVHRFREIVRGRIRDNLRKYITHGEMIGRKGKDLVSIPVPSLDVPHFRYGKNKGGVGQGDGEVGDPVGKGDDGDGAGQAGNEAGRHILEVDVPLEELATMLGDELELPRIEPKGNSNINQWKNKYDSIRSTGPESLRHFRRTYVKALRRQIASGIYNPQNPVIVPVRDDTRYRSWTSTPQPEANAAIVYVMDVSGSMTDDQKEIVRTEAFWIDTWLRSQYKGVERRYVIHDAGAKEVDEHTFYHTRESGGTRISSAYKIVQQILEKEFPSADWNIYCFQFSDGDNWGEDNRACMRMLQESLIPACNLFCYGQVESPYGSGEYMKSLVNQFGKNHDTLILSHIEDKDAIYGSIKQFLGKGK is encoded by the coding sequence ATGGGCTTGAAGATTGATCGCGACGTACACCGATTTCGCGAAATCGTTCGTGGACGCATTCGTGATAATCTTCGTAAGTACATCACCCACGGCGAGATGATCGGCCGGAAGGGGAAGGACCTGGTCAGTATCCCCGTACCCAGCCTCGACGTGCCTCATTTCCGCTACGGAAAGAACAAAGGGGGCGTCGGTCAAGGGGATGGCGAGGTCGGCGATCCGGTTGGCAAAGGAGACGACGGCGACGGTGCCGGACAAGCAGGCAACGAAGCAGGTCGTCACATCCTGGAAGTCGACGTACCGCTCGAGGAACTTGCGACGATGCTGGGGGACGAACTGGAACTGCCCCGGATCGAGCCGAAGGGCAACTCCAATATCAACCAGTGGAAAAACAAATACGACAGCATTCGCTCGACCGGTCCTGAATCGCTACGGCATTTCCGGAGAACCTATGTAAAAGCCCTACGACGTCAGATCGCCTCGGGCATTTACAACCCGCAGAATCCCGTCATTGTTCCGGTTCGCGACGATACCCGCTACCGCAGTTGGACGAGCACGCCACAGCCCGAGGCGAATGCCGCCATCGTGTATGTGATGGATGTTTCCGGTTCGATGACCGACGACCAGAAAGAGATCGTCCGAACCGAAGCATTCTGGATCGATACCTGGCTACGCAGCCAATACAAAGGGGTCGAACGACGTTATGTCATTCACGACGCCGGGGCGAAGGAAGTGGACGAACACACCTTCTACCATACCCGCGAAAGTGGTGGCACGCGTATCAGTTCGGCCTACAAGATCGTGCAACAGATCCTGGAAAAAGAGTTCCCGTCGGCCGACTGGAACATTTACTGCTTTCAATTCTCCGACGGTGACAACTGGGGAGAAGACAACCGGGCCTGCATGCGAATGCTGCAAGAGTCGTTGATCCCCGCCTGCAACTTGTTCTGTTACGGTCAAGTCGAAAGCCCCTATGGCAGTGGCGAATACATGAAATCGCTTGTCAACCAATTCGGCAAGAACCACGACACCCTGATCTTGTCTCACATTGAAGACAAAGATGCGATCTATGGCTCCATCAAGCAATTTCTCGGAAAAGGTAAGTGA
- a CDS encoding response regulator, translating to MSEQEAKTAEDKTILLVDDDTEIVETMRFALEAKGYRVLVARDGNQGLALAERDDPDLIVLDMMMPKRSGFLVLEKLRQTNKVPTKIIMVTGNEGNRHKAYAEMLGVDDYIRKPFAMDRLLGAVAKLIG from the coding sequence ATGAGCGAACAGGAAGCCAAGACGGCCGAGGACAAGACCATTCTGCTGGTGGACGACGATACCGAGATTGTCGAAACCATGCGATTCGCCCTGGAAGCGAAAGGTTACCGCGTGCTGGTCGCTCGAGACGGCAATCAAGGCCTGGCCCTTGCCGAACGGGACGATCCCGATTTGATCGTTCTCGACATGATGATGCCGAAACGAAGTGGCTTCTTGGTTCTGGAGAAGCTGCGTCAAACGAACAAGGTACCTACCAAGATCATCATGGTTACCGGCAATGAAGGAAACCGTCACAAGGCTTACGCCGAAATGCTCGGGGTTGATGACTACATCCGCAAGCCATTCGCCATGGATCGCTTGCTGGGTGCCGTGGCCAAACTGATCGGCTAA
- a CDS encoding serine protein kinase, with product MAGGREIVSFLAERQNLEQFRKKNWQGTFEEYLDLVAQNPAITRNAFQRCYDMILSYGVDTYEVSREKKVHYRFFDDPLDNGKDAIFGLEDSQVQLVNALKSAAHGYGIEKRVLLLHGPVGSSKSTMARLLKKGLERYSALDEGAVYSLGWIDPANPSDSSAIHWCPMNEEPLHLFPEEFRPDVVAQFQEASALADYPLSISGELCPFCRFMYMESLNRHGGDWSKVVQDVHVRRVLLSEKDRIGIGTFQPKDEKNQDSTELTGDINYRKIAEYGTDSDPRAFNFDGEFNVANRGIIEFIEVLKLDVAFLYDLLGASQEHKVKPKKFAQTDIDEVILGHTNEPEYRRLQNNEFMEALRDRTVKIDVPYVTRLSNEVKIYEKDYNNEKVKGKHIAPHTIEMAAMWAVLTRLEEPKNASLTLLQKLKLYDGKSLPGFTEENIKELKSQTKREGMLGISPRYVQDKISNALVAHPDATSINPFMVLNELESGLGNHSLITSEEQRDHYRQLLEVVKEEYENIVKNEVQRAIAADEDAMARLCANYIDNVKAYTQRERVKNKFTGQYEEPDDRLMRSIEEKIDIPDSRKDDFRREIMNYIGALSIDGKKFDYKTNERLYKALQLKLFEDQKDSIKLTSLVSSVIDQETQEKIDVVKQRLIRDHGYDDESATDVLSYVASIFARGDVTG from the coding sequence ATGGCCGGCGGTCGAGAAATCGTCTCATTCCTGGCAGAACGCCAGAACCTGGAACAGTTTCGCAAAAAGAACTGGCAAGGCACCTTCGAGGAATACCTCGACCTGGTCGCGCAAAACCCCGCGATCACGCGCAACGCGTTCCAGCGGTGTTACGACATGATCCTCTCCTACGGCGTCGACACCTACGAAGTTTCCCGAGAGAAGAAAGTTCATTACCGGTTCTTCGACGATCCGCTCGACAACGGGAAAGACGCAATCTTCGGGCTCGAAGATTCTCAGGTCCAACTCGTCAATGCCTTGAAAAGTGCCGCCCACGGTTACGGTATCGAGAAGCGTGTTTTGCTCCTTCACGGTCCGGTCGGAAGCAGTAAGAGCACGATGGCCCGACTGCTCAAGAAGGGTTTAGAGCGCTACTCCGCGCTCGATGAAGGTGCCGTGTACTCGCTCGGCTGGATCGATCCGGCGAACCCCAGCGATAGCTCCGCCATTCATTGGTGTCCAATGAATGAAGAGCCGCTCCACTTGTTCCCGGAAGAATTCCGCCCCGATGTCGTCGCCCAGTTCCAGGAAGCGAGTGCCCTGGCAGATTACCCGCTGAGCATCTCTGGCGAGCTCTGCCCGTTCTGTCGCTTCATGTACATGGAAAGCCTCAATCGGCATGGGGGAGACTGGTCCAAGGTTGTCCAGGACGTGCACGTACGACGTGTATTGCTCAGTGAAAAGGATCGGATCGGCATCGGCACGTTCCAGCCGAAGGACGAGAAGAACCAAGACTCGACCGAACTCACTGGCGACATCAACTATCGCAAAATCGCCGAATACGGCACCGATAGCGATCCACGCGCGTTCAACTTCGATGGTGAATTCAACGTCGCTAACCGCGGAATCATCGAGTTCATCGAAGTCTTGAAACTCGATGTGGCGTTCCTGTACGACCTGCTGGGTGCCAGCCAGGAACACAAGGTGAAGCCGAAGAAGTTCGCCCAGACCGACATCGACGAAGTGATCCTCGGTCACACGAACGAGCCGGAATATCGCCGGCTGCAAAACAACGAGTTCATGGAAGCCTTGCGTGACCGAACGGTGAAAATCGACGTGCCGTACGTTACGCGGTTGTCCAACGAAGTAAAGATTTACGAGAAGGATTACAACAACGAAAAAGTCAAAGGCAAGCACATCGCCCCGCACACCATCGAGATGGCTGCGATGTGGGCTGTGCTTACGCGACTGGAAGAACCGAAGAACGCCAGCCTGACGCTTCTGCAGAAGTTGAAGTTGTACGACGGCAAATCGCTACCCGGTTTTACCGAAGAGAACATCAAAGAACTGAAATCGCAAACCAAACGAGAAGGGATGTTGGGAATTTCGCCTCGCTATGTGCAAGACAAGATTTCCAATGCCCTGGTCGCACATCCCGATGCGACTTCGATCAACCCATTCATGGTGTTGAACGAGCTCGAATCGGGACTCGGCAACCATTCCTTGATCACCAGCGAAGAGCAACGCGATCACTATCGCCAGCTCCTCGAAGTGGTCAAGGAAGAGTACGAGAACATCGTCAAGAACGAAGTTCAACGTGCGATTGCCGCCGACGAAGATGCGATGGCTCGTCTGTGTGCGAACTACATCGACAATGTCAAAGCTTATACCCAGCGGGAACGCGTCAAAAATAAGTTCACCGGCCAATACGAAGAGCCGGACGATCGCTTGATGCGGTCGATCGAAGAAAAGATCGATATCCCCGACAGCCGCAAAGATGATTTCCGTCGCGAAATCATGAACTACATCGGTGCCTTGTCGATCGACGGCAAGAAGTTCGACTATAAGACGAACGAACGTCTTTATAAGGCGCTTCAGCTGAAATTGTTTGAAGATCAGAAGGACTCGATCAAGCTCACCAGTCTCGTGTCGAGCGTTATTGACCAGGAGACCCAAGAGAAGATCGACGTCGTCAAACAGCGTCTCATCCGAGACCATGGTTACGACGATGAAAGCGCTACGGACGTACTCAGCTACGTCGCCAGCATCTTCGCACGAGGAGATGTGACCGGCTAA